One window of the Gambusia affinis linkage group LG13, SWU_Gaff_1.0, whole genome shotgun sequence genome contains the following:
- the pcbd1 gene encoding pterin-4-alpha-carbinolamine dehydratase, whose protein sequence is MIKPAAGLASVWNDFCSGFSRDGPSGPPAPRFRWIRSSSSQRLPQQNCLSSDMAGKIQTLSEEDRAHLLPLLRNAQWVETVGRDAIYKEFIFKDFNQAFGFMSRVALQAEKMDHHPEWFNVYNKVQITLSTHDCSGLSQRDITLATFIDQASLM, encoded by the exons ATGATTAAACCTGCGGCTGGACTCGCTTCTGTCTGGAATGATTTCTGCTCAGGCTTCAGCAGAGACGGCCCCTCAGGACCCCCAGCTCCCCGTTTCAGATGGATTAGGTCCAGCTCCAGTCAGCGGCTCCCACAGCAGAACTGCCTCTCTTCCGACATG GCCGGTAAGATCCAGACTCTGAGTGAAGAGGATCGCGCTCacctgctgccgctgctgcgaAACGCCCAGTGGGTGGAGACGGTCGGCCGCGACGCCATCTACAAAGAATTCATTTTCAAAGACTTCAATCAG GCTTTCGGGTTCATGTCCAGAGTGGCTTTACAAGCGGAGAAGATGGACCATCATCCCGAGTGGTTCAACGTTTACAACAAG GTCCAGATCACGCTCAGCACCCACGACTGCAGCGGATTGTCTCAGCGCGACATCACTTTGGCCACCTTCATCGACCAGGCCTCCCTGATGTGA